ACCTCATAATGGTGTTTCCGCTGACGGTGCTGGCGCACGGCCTTTACGACGCCGGACTGAACCTGCCGCAGATCGACGATACCGGCACGGTGTCGATGATGGTCTATATTGGCTCGTGCTGGTTCTACTTCGCGCGCGTGCATCAGCTGCGCCGCGAGGTGGCCACGACGGTCAGCCTGACTGGGGCGTACGTGTTGGCGATCGGGGTGGTATCCGCGACGATGCTGGCCTTCCAGATGATGAACCTCGGCGCGGTGGCCGGGTTGGGCATCGCGGCGAGCGAGATCATCGGCAGCGCGATCCTGATTTACATGTTTCTCCGGGAATTCCGGGACCCGCTCGGCCCGTAGGCTCGTCTCCGCACATCGCGCCCGACACGCCGCGCGCTCCACTCGGCTTCCGTGCGTCCGCGTTTTACGCGGCCCCGAACTCCGGCCCTATTTTCGTGCCTCTTCGCGCTTCTTCGTGGCCCACCCAATATCCGTCTCTGCTCCGTCAATATCCTGCCTTCATCCGACTAATCTGAGGTTAACCTGGCGTCCGTGCTCCGCCTCCGCCCTGCCTTGAGATGCCGCGGCTCCGGTTGCTCCCATGCGCCGTTTTGCGGCCGACGCCTTGGGCGGTGCGGTGTGCGTGGCCTTGCGGCGCGGATGAAAATTCCCTGAACTCCGTGGCTTCCAGATGAATCCCACCCTTCCGGCCCTGATTTTTCCCGCAATCTCGCTGCTGTTCCTCGCGTATACGAACCGCTTTCTCGGCCTGACGAGTGTCGCGCGCGGGATGCTGCGCGAGCACCTGGCGCATCCGGCGCCGCACTGGGAGGTGCAGCTGGTGAACATCCGGCGGCGGCTGCACCTGATCCGGCGGATGCAGATGCTCGGCGTGGCGTCGTGCATCCTCGCGGCGCTGTCGATGGGCGCGCTATCCCACAATTTTCCGATCGTCGGTCAGGTCTTCTTCGTCGGCTCGCTGGCGTGCTTTGTCTCCTCGCTCGGCATCTGCGTGCACGAGATCAAGCTCTCGATCGACGCGATCGAGGTCGAGTTCCGCCGCGCCCACGTGCCGATGAACTGAGCGGGAGCCGGGGAATAAAAGGAACGCGCGACATGTTCGGGTCCCTGAGGATCGTCCTGCGACTCGTGCTTCCTGTGGGCGCTCTGTTGGTCGCTGGCTGTGTTGGTTTCTTCTTTGGACCCGGTTACTCCTGCAGGGATACCGCGTACTTTGCCGAGCCGCCGATAATCGTGGGCAACGGATCGGCTTATGCGCTGCATTGGCGGTATGGGTCGATGGGGTTCTACTTCCGGCCACGCTATGAAGTTCGGGGCGGCGCGCTGTGGTTCTCACTTCAGGGCACCTCCAGTTCCGGAAAGCTTGCCGGCGGTGAAGCCGAGATGCGTATAGATGGCCGCGACGAGCTTGCGGCTCTGCGGAACGGCGGTGCCTTTTGGTGGGAGCCAAAGGGTCCAGCGATGCGGCTGGCCGTTGTGGATAAACCGACGCCTTCGAGGCGGACCGAACAGTGACATGAAGCGCGGAACACACGTTGCGCTGATGCTCGGCTTCTTCTGTTGCACACTGTGGGTGGAGCGACCCGACGCCATCGGCCCACTGGTCGTTGTGTCGCCGTACTTCTCGATTTCCGCGGTCATGCAGGGGCAGGTTCACATCGTTGCGTTGGCCGCAATTGCTGGGCTAGTCGGCGCCGGTGCCGCCGTTGGCGCTTTGGTCCGACCGGCGAGCGCCGACTGATTCAGGTCCACCCGGATCGGGCTCGGCTTCTCTGTACTGCTGTTTGTTTACGCATCGCGACCCTGGTGGATATCCGCCCTTACGGCGGTACCATTTGCTGTGGTAGCGCTCTGGCCGCAGAGACGTTAACCGAGTCGATCCGGCACCTCGTGAACCGACGAAATGGCCAAGGGGGACAGACATGCAAATGGGTTGACTAAAAGGTAAAAAAGAATTGGCGTAGGCGCATGCGGCGCGCGCGGATCAAAGTGAACTCGGAGCGGGAGCCGGGCGTGTACCACTTGATCAGCCGGACGGTGAACGGGGAGTGGATGTTTGGCACGACCGACAAGGAGATCCTGCGGCGGCAGATGTGGCAGGTGGCAGACTTCGCCGGGGTTGAGATCCTCACCTATGCCATCATGTCGAATCACTTTCATCTGCTGGTGCGGGTGCCGCAGCGGCCGGAGCTTTCGGACGCGGAACTGCTCCGGCGCTACGCGGTGCTTTATCCGAAACCGACCAAGCACCAAGTTGCGCGGCTGGAGGTGATCCAGGCCGGGCTGGCGGCGAACACCCCTGCCGCGCAGGCGTGGCGCGAGCGGCAGCGGGCGTTGATGTACGACGTATCTCAGTACATGAAGCTGCTGAAGGAGCGTTTCTCGATCTGGTACAACGCCCGACATCGGCGGTTTGGACCCGTGTGGGCGGATCGGTTCAAGAGCCAGTTGCTTGAGGGCAAGGAGCGGGTCGTCCAGACTGTGGCGGCGTATATCGATCTCAACTGCGTCCGCGCCGGAATCTCGAAGGATCCGAAGGACTACCGGTTCTGCTGGTACGCTGAGGCGGTGAGCGGCCATGTCACCGCGCGCCAAGGCCTGCAGTCGGTGGTGGGTGGAAACTGGGAGCAGGCGCAGTGCAGTTATCGGCTGCTGCTGTTCACGAGCGGCGGCGCGCCGCGCGACGGGAAGGCATCGCTCCCAGTCGAGCAGGTGCGGGCTGCGGTGGAAGCCGGCGGGAAACTGAGCCTGCCCGATGTGCTCCGCTGCCGGATCCGGTATTTCAGCGAGGGGCTCGTCCTGGGTGGGCGGGAATTCGTCGACGAACATGTCGCCGCGTACCGGACGAAGCACAGCCAGACCCATCGAGTGAAGCGCCATGACCTGCCGGACCCCGGATGGGGTGAAATCGCCGGCTTGCGACCGCTTCGCGGAGCCTTGCTGAGCTGACCAAACGGGCGGTCGAACGCGTCAACGTGCCGCGCACGGGGCGGAGTTGCCCCTTGATGTGCGGCGTCGGGCCGACGTTGGGCAAGCGGTGCCGATCGAAGCGCGATGGGCGCCGAACATTCCGGCTGATGTGTGCTCGCGCCCTCCAATGTCAGAAATCAAGTGGACCAACTGACGATCCCCCCGCAGTCTCGCAGTCTCGCGTCGGACATGTCCGTCCCCTTTAGCCCGCCTTTCGCGGTGGGCCTCGGCGATCTGGGCGGCGCTCCACTCGCTGGTGCCCCAGTAGAGCACCTTGCCCTGGGTGATGAGGTCGTGCATGGCCCACGCGGTCTCGGCGACGGGGACGTCGGGATCGGGGCGGTGGCAGTAATAGAGATCGAGGTAGTCGACCTGCAGGCGCTGGAGGGCGGCGTGACAGCCCTCGATGATGTGCTTGCGGGAGAGACCGGACTGGTTGGGGCGATCATCCTCCCAGCCGAAGAAGACCTTGCTGGAGACGAGGAAGGAGCTGCGGCGCCAGCCGGCGCCCTTGAGAATCGCGCCCATGACGCGCTCGGCCTGGCCGTCGGCATAGGCCTCGGCGTTGTCGAAGAAGTTCACGCCGGCGTCGTACGCGGCGTACATGAGATCCTTGGCGACGGGGTCGCCGATCTGTTTGCCGAAGGTGACCCAAGCGCCGAAGGAGAGCGCGCTCACCTTGAGACCCGTTTTGCCCAGCGTCCGGTAGACCATGCTCATGCCCGTGAACCTGCGCGTGCGGCCTCGGGCCGCAAGGGTGGAAAAGGCTGAAGCCCGGGAAAGGGCTGAAGGACTGAAGGGCTGAAAAGCTGAAGGTGATGAGCGGACGCGCTGGTTCCTGCGGGGCTGCGGCGCGAAGAGAAACTAGCGAATAGTCGACAATATTTTCGCTTATATATTGGATACGCTGCAGCTGCCACGCAATCGCGGCTTTAATAATACCTAAGATTCTGAATGCTGAGAGGCAACCCCGCCACCCCACAGCGACGAGCACCTCTCGACCGTCGCCATTCTCGCCCGCGCTCTCGGGCTAACAACACTTCACGCGCGTACCTCCACGTTCTGCACTCATCCGACGCGCGCGGTCGGCCAATTCGTTAACATTCATGAAAGCAATCTGTCGCCTCTTCGCGTTCAGAATCCAGACTGCACTGCTGACTGCCGGTCTATTGACAAGCCTGACTCTTGCCTCAGGGCAGGTCCAGGACGCCGGAGCGGCGTGGAACGGGATCGTGAATGCCCTCCCGGGCAAGCAGGCGGGCAAGGACAAGGGCGCGTCACGTTCGACGGACTGGGCGGCCCTTGCGGCGAAAGCCGCGGTGTTCAGGAAGGACTTTCCTGGAAGCGCCAATGCGCGGTCGGCGGAGGCGATCGAGTTGACCGCGTTGATCCATGTCGCGAAGGGAAAAATCACGAGCGCGACGCGCAAACGGGCCGAGTCATATATCGCCGACGGAGGTAACGCGGTTCGTGATCGCCTTGGGCTAGAGATCACCGTCGTCCAAGCCGACTTTGGGCAGGCACAGCATCTGTCGCGGTCGGAGCTGCTCAAGGCGCAGGCGGCGCATGCACAGCGTCTTATGTCGGCATATCCGAAGGAACCAGAGGGGTATGGCTATCAGCTCTCCGTCGCCAAAGCCGAGGAACCAGGGCGCGGGCGTGAATTGGCGGAACAACTGCTGAGGTCGGGCGCATCGGAGTCGATAAAGAAAGGCGCTCAGCGCGTTGTTGACCGAAGCAAACTAGTCGGAACCAAGCTGAACCTTCGCGGTGCCGAGCGGCTGGTTGCGCAGTCACGTGGTCAGGTGCTGATCGTCTATTCGTGGTCAGCAACCGATCAGGGGTTTATCCGGCTCGTCAAATCCCTGGCGCGCGGTAGCGAGGTTCGGTTCATTGGCATCAACCTCGATCCGGATAAGGAGAAGGCAAAAGTCCTCGCCAAAACGCTCGGTGCCCCAGGCTGGCAAGTCTATGACGGAGGAGGCTTGGACGGACTGGTGGCAACGGACCTCCATCTGGTGCTTCCCACATCGCTCTATGTGATTGATCGAGAGGGTGTGATCCGAGCGGTCGACGGGCATGTGGGTCCGGTGTCGAGACTCTCGGAAGTTCTGGCGGCGAAAGGAGGCAAGTCATGAAACGGCTCTGGCTTGGCGCTGCGGTGATTCTGGCCCTCACGGCCAACATCGCGGAGGCGACCTTCTCCTATACATGGACCACGCCCTCCCAGGTTAACGTGGGCACGGCGTACGATGTATCCGTAGATATTTACTGGGCACCCGACTACGAATACGACTACCAGTATTCCGTCACGTTATGGTACAACGGATCAGCGCCGAAGCAGTACGGGAATGGGTATTCCTGGGACACGCTCACCTTGAGCGATAGTGGCAACGAAACGGCGGCGGGTAGAATCTACTGGTTGGCTGATTGCCAGTCGTACGAAGGCGAGTACAGCTCTGGTTATCAATACATCGACGTCGTTGCCGGGAACCGGGCTCCCGTGCCGGGGATCTCTGTCGACGGACGAAGCGCGGGGCAGACGATCACCCGCCCTTATGGCGGTTCGGTCGCGCTGACGGTACGCCACACGGCTACTGACGCCGACGGAAACCTGAGCGGTATTCGTTATAACATCTGGAATGCGACGACCGGGTTTTTCGATAATGGTGGAGCATTTGTCCCGCAATCCGGCGGATCTGGTGCGGTGGTCCGGAATGTGACGCTCGATACGGATGGCGACTGGTATTTCTGGACCGATGCCGAGGATAGTCAGGGAGCCTATTCCAGTACGGGTGACTGGGGCAGTGGCTTTCACCTGGTGGTTGTTGTGGCGGCGAACAATCCGCCGACAAGCGAACTATCTGTGTCGAACGCCTCGCCCTACTACAACCAGAGCATCACATTGACTTCCACGATTCAGGATGCCGACGGGAACCTGGTCGACCAAGCAGTGGATGTCTCCACTGATAATTCAAACTGGACGAGCGGGTGGAATAACTGGTCAGGCACGACCGCGTGGGTGATTTCAGGGAGCAGTGCAACCGGCACCATCACCTACACGCCACCTAGTGTAGGTACGTACTACTTTAGGTCGCGCGGAGCGGACTCAGCGAACGTGCGTTCCGCTTTTGCCACCGTGACCGTAACGGTCAACCGAGCACCGATGACAGCTCCGACGAGTCAGAACTATCCGAACGTCGAAAGCGGGGTGTCGTGGACACCCGCGATCAACGGCAACTCCGTGAGCGGGACGGGAGCGCTGCTGTACAACGTGGCGGGCAAGACTAACTGGGGTTCCTCCCCTTGGACGACAGAGCCGGGGACATACACGTTCTTTGTGGGCCAGCTGGCTGACGCCAACCATGAAGGCAATGAGGTGGATCCAATCGTCGGTCGGATCATGATAAATTATCAGCCCTATGAGATTACGGTACCGCAGCGGACCGCGACGTTTTCATTCTCCGGGGGGCCGTTCACCTACGACGGCAGTCCAAAATCGGTGTCAGTATCGGTGTCGCCCTCGGGCGCAACGTACTCCACGAGCGGCACGTATAGCGCCACCGGCGCGGGGACGTACACGGCGTACGCCACCGCCACGGGCGGCTACTCCGGGAACGGTCAATACTCCTGGACCATCGAAAGAGCGAACCAAGCGGCCGTGTCCATTACCCCGGGGGCGCAGACCGTGCAGAGAGGGGCGTCGATACAATTCACGGCCAACGGTGGGAGTGGGGCCGGGAGTTATATGTGGGGTGGTGCGGCACAGGGCAGCGGTGACACTTGCGAGGTAGTATTCAATGAAATCGGATCGAGATCGGTAACAGTCACCCGCAAGGGTGACATCAACTATATTGATTCAACTGAGGCTAGCGTTGCAATTATGGTTATGGCACCGCCGCAATACACCGTAGCCGTCGCGGCGAGCCCGACGACCGGAGGTGTTGTTACCGGTGCAGGGACGTATGACAGCGGAACAACGGCAACGCTTACGGCGACCGCCAGCGCCGGATTTCGGTTCAACGGGTGGTCAGGCGATGCCACTGGGAGTGCTTCGCCGCTGTCAGTGACGGTAACTCGAAATATGTCGATTACGGCGGGGTTTGCGCCAATCGGCTCGAGTCCGACCATCGCTGGTCAACCTTCGGCGCAGTTGAAGATCGAGGGCGGTACGGTGGCGCTCGCCGTAACCGCGACGGGAAGCGATCCGCTGCAGTACCAGTGGCGGAAGGATGGCGTTGCGATACCGGGCGCGAACAGCGCCACGTACGTGATCCAGAACGCTCAGGTGGG
The Opitutus sp. ER46 DNA segment above includes these coding regions:
- a CDS encoding DUF2721 domain-containing protein, whose translation is MNPTLPALIFPAISLLFLAYTNRFLGLTSVARGMLREHLAHPAPHWEVQLVNIRRRLHLIRRMQMLGVASCILAALSMGALSHNFPIVGQVFFVGSLACFVSSLGICVHEIKLSIDAIEVEFRRAHVPMN
- a CDS encoding transposase; this encodes MRRARIKVNSEREPGVYHLISRTVNGEWMFGTTDKEILRRQMWQVADFAGVEILTYAIMSNHFHLLVRVPQRPELSDAELLRRYAVLYPKPTKHQVARLEVIQAGLAANTPAAQAWRERQRALMYDVSQYMKLLKERFSIWYNARHRRFGPVWADRFKSQLLEGKERVVQTVAAYIDLNCVRAGISKDPKDYRFCWYAEAVSGHVTARQGLQSVVGGNWEQAQCSYRLLLFTSGGAPRDGKASLPVEQVRAAVEAGGKLSLPDVLRCRIRYFSEGLVLGGREFVDEHVAAYRTKHSQTHRVKRHDLPDPGWGEIAGLRPLRGALLS
- a CDS encoding immunoglobulin domain-containing protein, translating into MKRLWLGAAVILALTANIAEATFSYTWTTPSQVNVGTAYDVSVDIYWAPDYEYDYQYSVTLWYNGSAPKQYGNGYSWDTLTLSDSGNETAAGRIYWLADCQSYEGEYSSGYQYIDVVAGNRAPVPGISVDGRSAGQTITRPYGGSVALTVRHTATDADGNLSGIRYNIWNATTGFFDNGGAFVPQSGGSGAVVRNVTLDTDGDWYFWTDAEDSQGAYSSTGDWGSGFHLVVVVAANNPPTSELSVSNASPYYNQSITLTSTIQDADGNLVDQAVDVSTDNSNWTSGWNNWSGTTAWVISGSSATGTITYTPPSVGTYYFRSRGADSANVRSAFATVTVTVNRAPMTAPTSQNYPNVESGVSWTPAINGNSVSGTGALLYNVAGKTNWGSSPWTTEPGTYTFFVGQLADANHEGNEVDPIVGRIMINYQPYEITVPQRTATFSFSGGPFTYDGSPKSVSVSVSPSGATYSTSGTYSATGAGTYTAYATATGGYSGNGQYSWTIERANQAAVSITPGAQTVQRGASIQFTANGGSGAGSYMWGGAAQGSGDTCEVVFNEIGSRSVTVTRKGDINYIDSTEASVAIMVMAPPQYTVAVAASPTTGGVVTGAGTYDSGTTATLTATASAGFRFNGWSGDATGSASPLSVTVTRNMSITAGFAPIGSSPTIAGQPSAQLKIEGGTVALAVTATGSDPLQYQWRKDGVAIPGANSATYVIQNAQVGNSGSYSCRVENSYGYADSMAVVVTVLRAAGDEDNDGVENAVEIALGLNPLSADDVWVHRFKYSELGYLDESPGGKYSEIDAEGNIKATHP